A single region of the Gephyromycinifex aptenodytis genome encodes:
- a CDS encoding IclR family transcriptional regulator: MADDVVGVREVKSAVRTVEVLEYLAGRQANPARLKEVADGVDAPRSSTYALLKTLIGCGWVQVDESGNFYSLGIRVLIAGTSFIDSDPHVRVVRPIIADLAARLNETIHLGRLDGDQIVYLATQESHQEIRGFNRVGRRLPAWATSLGKALLAERTAKALELPRRLQALTPHTITDRQDLLEDLERTRQRGYSIDREENTLGLQCYGMALHYGSPAMDAISCSVPLTRLTPEHESKILDALSGARLRIEQSAPLFTR; the protein is encoded by the coding sequence ATGGCTGACGACGTGGTTGGCGTCCGCGAGGTTAAGTCCGCCGTGCGGACCGTAGAGGTGCTTGAGTACCTCGCAGGTCGACAGGCCAACCCGGCGCGGCTCAAGGAGGTCGCCGACGGCGTCGATGCGCCGAGGTCGAGCACGTATGCGTTGCTCAAGACGCTGATCGGCTGTGGGTGGGTACAGGTCGATGAGAGTGGGAACTTCTACAGCCTGGGGATCCGCGTGCTCATCGCGGGTACGTCGTTCATCGATTCAGACCCGCACGTGCGAGTCGTTCGGCCGATCATCGCTGACCTCGCGGCTCGCCTTAACGAAACCATCCATCTTGGCCGGCTCGACGGGGACCAGATTGTCTACCTCGCCACTCAGGAGTCGCACCAGGAGATCAGAGGGTTCAATCGGGTGGGGCGCAGGCTTCCGGCCTGGGCGACCTCACTAGGAAAGGCGCTTCTCGCGGAGCGCACGGCCAAGGCTCTGGAGCTTCCCCGACGGCTCCAGGCGTTGACGCCTCATACGATCACCGACCGTCAGGACCTGCTCGAGGATCTAGAGCGCACGCGTCAGCGGGGTTATTCAATCGATCGTGAGGAAAATACGCTGGGGTTGCAGTGCTACGGCATGGCGCTCCACTATGGCAGTCCGGCAATGGATGCCATCAGCTGCTCGGTTCCTCTGACGCGGCTCACCCCGGAGCACGAGTCGAAGATTTTAGATGCCCTATCAGGGGCGCGCCTGCGAATAGAGCAGTCGGCGCCCCTATTCACCCGGTGA
- a CDS encoding enolase C-terminal domain-like protein: protein MSVPTVASLEVYPVAGRDCMELNLSGAHGPYFTRNIVVLTDSTGTVGVGEVPGGERITETIQEAAKLVVGTSIADYRNTLRRVGETFSDRDSGGRGLQTYDLRTTVHAVTAIESALLDVYGKFVDLPVAALLGDGQVRDSVKALGYLFYVGDPDKTDLDYVREKDSNVPWYRLRHEEALTPEAIVAMAEATYDLYGFEDFKLKGGVLSGAEEMRAVVALKERFPDARITLDPNGAWSLEEAVDLCKDKVGILAYAEDPCGAENGFSGREVLAEFRRATGLPTATNMVATDWRQMMHSIALQSVSIPLADPHFWTMQGSVRVAQLCHDMGLTWGCHSNNHFDISLAMIAHCGAAAPGAYNALDTHWIWQEGLERLTLDPPRITGGEIAVQGPGLGIEIDMEQVRAAHLLYKNKVEGNGARDDSIGMQFLSPGWIFDHKRPCLVRDSVPVGAEQPTDG, encoded by the coding sequence ATGAGCGTCCCCACGGTTGCGAGCCTCGAGGTCTACCCCGTCGCGGGCAGGGACTGCATGGAGCTCAACCTCTCCGGCGCCCACGGCCCCTACTTCACGCGCAACATCGTGGTGCTCACCGACTCGACCGGTACCGTCGGCGTCGGCGAGGTTCCAGGCGGAGAGAGGATCACCGAGACCATTCAGGAGGCAGCCAAGCTGGTAGTCGGCACGTCCATCGCGGACTACCGCAACACCCTTCGCCGGGTTGGCGAGACCTTCTCCGACCGCGACTCGGGCGGCCGAGGTCTCCAGACCTACGACCTCCGCACCACAGTTCACGCCGTGACTGCGATCGAGTCGGCTCTCCTAGACGTCTACGGCAAGTTCGTCGACCTCCCGGTCGCTGCTCTGCTGGGTGACGGCCAGGTTCGCGACAGCGTTAAGGCGCTGGGCTATCTGTTCTACGTGGGTGACCCCGACAAGACCGATCTGGACTACGTGCGGGAGAAGGACTCAAACGTCCCGTGGTATCGCCTTCGCCACGAGGAGGCCCTCACCCCCGAAGCAATCGTCGCAATGGCCGAGGCAACCTACGATCTCTACGGCTTCGAAGACTTTAAGCTGAAGGGCGGTGTGCTCTCCGGCGCCGAGGAGATGAGGGCCGTAGTAGCACTCAAGGAACGCTTCCCGGATGCCCGCATCACTCTGGACCCCAACGGAGCGTGGTCCCTGGAAGAGGCGGTCGACCTCTGCAAGGACAAAGTCGGCATCCTGGCCTATGCCGAGGACCCTTGCGGCGCCGAGAACGGTTTCTCCGGACGTGAGGTGCTCGCAGAGTTCCGTCGCGCGACCGGCCTACCCACAGCCACCAACATGGTCGCGACCGACTGGCGCCAGATGATGCACTCAATTGCCCTGCAATCGGTTTCCATCCCGCTGGCCGACCCACACTTCTGGACGATGCAGGGGTCGGTCCGGGTTGCACAGCTCTGCCATGACATGGGGCTGACATGGGGCTGTCACTCCAACAACCACTTCGACATATCGTTGGCAATGATCGCGCACTGCGGGGCAGCTGCTCCCGGGGCCTACAACGCCTTGGACACGCATTGGATCTGGCAGGAGGGCCTCGAGCGCTTGACACTGGATCCTCCAAGAATCACGGGTGGGGAGATCGCCGTCCAGGGCCCGGGTCTCGGTATCGAGATTGACATGGAGCAGGTACGTGCCGCACACCTGCTCTACAAGAACAAGGTCGAAGGTAACGGCGCTCGTGACGATTCGATCGGTATGCAGTTCCTGTCACCGGGTTGGATCTTTGACCACAAGCGGCCCTGCCTGGTTCGCGACTCGGTGCCGGTCGGGGCCGAGCAGCCAACTGACGGCTGA
- a CDS encoding GntR family transcriptional regulator, with protein sequence MTRPMSATERAYAETREKILDGVHAGGDVITEGQVSTSLGISRTPVREAFLRLQSEGLLELYPKRGAVVVPVSDEEAASVMEARELIETFAATKVLTENAEPPRELTDAMWRILAQQQTHLRARSYLDYLDADTAFHLVLVEACGNPFLGDYMRSLRDRQRRLASRSPRGLAERLEASYQEHLALAQTFEEGDLDAYLSRLRTHLRLGRTRVLGASNTGPGNGGGSLSARR encoded by the coding sequence ATGACACGGCCTATGTCGGCGACCGAGCGCGCCTACGCGGAGACCCGCGAGAAGATTCTTGACGGGGTACATGCCGGCGGCGACGTCATCACCGAAGGTCAGGTGTCGACGTCGCTGGGTATCAGTCGCACCCCGGTGCGTGAGGCGTTCCTCCGTCTGCAGTCCGAGGGTCTGCTCGAGCTGTACCCCAAGCGGGGGGCGGTGGTGGTGCCTGTCTCTGATGAGGAGGCCGCCTCTGTCATGGAGGCGCGCGAACTCATCGAAACCTTCGCCGCGACGAAGGTACTCACCGAGAACGCTGAGCCCCCCAGGGAGCTCACCGACGCCATGTGGCGCATCCTGGCCCAGCAGCAGACGCACCTGCGGGCCCGCTCCTACCTGGATTATCTCGACGCCGACACGGCGTTCCACCTGGTGCTCGTGGAGGCCTGCGGCAACCCTTTTCTGGGTGACTACATGCGCAGCCTGCGCGACCGTCAGCGACGGCTGGCCTCGCGTAGCCCGCGCGGCTTGGCAGAGCGCCTCGAGGCCTCTTACCAGGAACACCTGGCTTTGGCTCAGACCTTCGAAGAAGGCGACCTGGACGCCTACCTGTCCCGGCTGCGCACCCACTTGCGTCTTGGCCGGACCCGCGTCCTGGGGGCCTCGAACACCGGCCCCGGCAACGGCGGCGGCAGCCTCAGCGCACGACGCTGA
- the glyA gene encoding serine hydroxymethyltransferase: MNLLNQPLSAVDPEIAQALDAELARQENTLEMIASENFAPVAVMQAQGSVATNKYAEGYPGRRYYGGCEHVDVTEKLAIERLKSLFGAGYANVQPHSGAQANTAVFFALLQPGDTILGLDLAHGGHLTHGMRLNYSGKMFNVVPYHVGEDGLVDMDEVAELAKEHKPKMIIAGWSAYPRHLDFKAFREIADEVGAYFMVDMAHFAGLVAAGLHPNPVPHAHVTTSTTHKTLCGPRGGVILTNELDLAKKFNSAVFPGMQGGPLEHVIAAKAVSFKLAAEPEFKERTERTLSGAKILAERLTQQDMADLGVRVLTGGTDVHLVLVDLRDSELDGKQGEDQLHRIGITVNRNAVPNDPRPPMVTSGLRIGTPALATRGFGDAEFAEVADIIAAALHPQLSDEEAAALRARVEALAGRFPLYPALA, translated from the coding sequence ATGAACCTGCTGAACCAGCCGCTGTCCGCGGTCGACCCAGAAATCGCCCAGGCACTCGACGCCGAACTCGCGCGTCAGGAAAACACGCTGGAGATGATCGCGTCGGAGAACTTCGCCCCGGTCGCGGTCATGCAAGCGCAGGGTTCGGTGGCGACGAACAAGTACGCCGAGGGATACCCCGGCCGCCGCTACTACGGCGGCTGCGAACACGTCGACGTCACCGAGAAACTGGCCATCGAGCGCTTGAAGTCCCTGTTCGGCGCGGGCTACGCCAACGTTCAGCCGCACTCCGGCGCCCAGGCCAACACAGCTGTGTTCTTCGCGCTGCTGCAGCCCGGGGACACCATCCTCGGTCTCGACCTCGCGCACGGCGGGCACCTGACCCACGGCATGCGCCTGAACTACAGCGGCAAGATGTTCAACGTCGTCCCCTACCACGTGGGCGAGGACGGCCTCGTGGACATGGACGAGGTGGCCGAGCTGGCCAAGGAACACAAGCCGAAGATGATCATCGCCGGCTGGTCGGCCTACCCCCGCCACCTCGACTTCAAGGCCTTCCGGGAGATCGCCGATGAGGTCGGTGCCTACTTCATGGTCGACATGGCCCACTTCGCCGGTCTGGTCGCCGCGGGGCTGCACCCCAACCCGGTGCCACATGCCCACGTCACCACCTCGACCACGCACAAGACGCTGTGCGGACCGCGCGGTGGCGTCATCCTCACCAACGAGCTGGACTTGGCCAAGAAGTTCAACTCGGCCGTCTTCCCGGGTATGCAGGGCGGTCCGCTGGAGCACGTCATCGCCGCCAAGGCCGTCTCCTTCAAGCTGGCCGCCGAGCCGGAGTTCAAGGAGCGCACCGAGCGCACGCTCTCCGGCGCCAAGATCCTCGCCGAGCGGTTAACCCAGCAGGACATGGCCGACCTGGGCGTGCGTGTGCTGACCGGCGGCACCGACGTGCACCTGGTGCTGGTCGATCTCCGGGACAGCGAACTGGACGGCAAGCAGGGCGAGGACCAGCTGCACCGCATCGGCATCACCGTCAACCGCAACGCGGTCCCCAACGACCCGCGCCCGCCGATGGTGACCTCGGGTCTGCGGATCGGCACCCCGGCGCTGGCCACGCGCGGCTTCGGTGACGCAGAGTTCGCTGAGGTCGCCGACATCATCGCGGCCGCGCTGCACCCGCAGCTGTCCGACGAGGAAGCCGCCGCGCTGCGGGCCCGCGTCGAAGCCCTCGCGGGCCGCTTCCCGCTGTACCCAGCTCTGGCCTGA
- a CDS encoding PHP domain-containing protein: protein MRSAPENSADAWEPIDALRRIAFLLERTQGQTRKIEAFRKAAAAVMAVPPQELQARAEAGTLQELPAIGASTGKVIAQCLAGQEPEYLQDLASLAGPLAQDGQELLAQLRGDLHSHSDWSDGGAPIQEMVATAMELGRDYLVLSDHSPRLRVANGLSPERLANQIVVVEHIDEHLETTGEDFRLLTGIEVDILDDGSLDQDPRLLDRLDVVVASVHSKLRMERSAMTRRMLAAVRNPRVNVLGHCTGRLVAGGRGTRPQSQFDAAAVFAACAENDVAVEINSRPERCDPPDELITLALEAGCLFSIDTDAHAPGQLDFLAYGAERAQRLQVPPERIVTTWGLDRLLGWSRP, encoded by the coding sequence ATGCGCAGCGCACCGGAGAACTCTGCAGATGCCTGGGAGCCGATCGACGCTCTTCGTCGGATCGCGTTCCTGCTGGAACGCACCCAAGGGCAGACCCGAAAGATCGAGGCATTCCGCAAGGCGGCTGCTGCGGTGATGGCGGTCCCGCCGCAGGAACTGCAGGCTCGTGCCGAGGCGGGCACGCTACAGGAGTTGCCCGCGATCGGGGCCAGCACCGGCAAGGTCATCGCGCAATGCCTGGCCGGGCAGGAGCCGGAGTATCTGCAAGACCTGGCCAGCTTGGCGGGTCCACTGGCCCAGGACGGGCAGGAGTTGCTCGCGCAGTTGCGCGGTGATCTGCACAGCCACTCGGACTGGTCCGATGGCGGGGCCCCCATCCAGGAGATGGTGGCTACCGCGATGGAGTTGGGGCGCGACTACCTGGTGTTGAGCGACCACTCCCCCCGGCTGCGGGTGGCCAACGGACTGTCCCCGGAGCGTTTGGCCAACCAGATCGTGGTGGTGGAACACATCGATGAGCATCTGGAAACCACCGGCGAAGACTTTCGACTGTTGACCGGCATCGAGGTCGACATCCTGGATGACGGCTCGCTGGATCAGGATCCGCGGCTGTTGGACCGCCTCGATGTGGTGGTGGCGTCGGTGCACAGCAAACTGCGCATGGAGCGTTCCGCGATGACCCGGCGGATGCTGGCCGCGGTGCGCAACCCTCGGGTGAACGTTCTCGGCCACTGCACCGGTCGGCTCGTTGCCGGGGGGCGTGGCACCCGACCCCAGAGCCAGTTTGACGCCGCCGCCGTTTTCGCCGCCTGCGCGGAGAACGACGTCGCCGTCGAGATCAACTCCCGCCCCGAACGTTGCGACCCTCCCGATGAGCTGATCACCCTGGCGCTGGAGGCCGGCTGCCTGTTCAGCATCGACACCGATGCCCACGCCCCGGGGCAGTTGGACTTCCTTGCCTACGGCGCAGAACGCGCGCAGCGCCTGCAAGTGCCGCCGGAGCGAATCGTGACCACTTGGGGCTTGGATCGGCTTTTGGGCTGGTCACGGCCTTGA
- the dapA gene encoding 4-hydroxy-tetrahydrodipicolinate synthase, translating to MFEPCGAIPAMVTPLTREGELIEQGLKDALDHTINGGVHGVFVLGSSGEIFGLTDEQKRRVIEITVEHVAGRVPVYAGASEITTRDCIKTMHMINDVGGVDAVSVLTPYFVVPTQHELVAHFRAIAGETDLPVLLYNNPGKTLVPISVAAAVELADLPNVVGVKDSSGNLGTTADFLRECPENFAVLVGKDTLIYAGLAMGAKGAIASTANIAPRLVAEIYNAWTSGDQERALRLQEQLAPVRYLVDQATFPVVLKEGLRMSGVDAGYCLAPATDFEEALRAPLQRALDAAAAVETTNPNPSSRKG from the coding sequence ATGTTCGAGCCATGTGGAGCGATCCCCGCGATGGTCACGCCGCTGACACGCGAAGGTGAGCTCATAGAGCAGGGCCTCAAAGACGCCCTGGACCACACGATCAACGGAGGCGTACACGGCGTCTTTGTCCTTGGCAGTTCCGGGGAGATCTTCGGTCTCACCGACGAGCAGAAGCGCCGGGTCATCGAGATCACCGTCGAGCATGTCGCCGGACGCGTCCCGGTGTATGCCGGCGCGTCGGAGATCACCACGCGCGACTGCATCAAGACGATGCACATGATCAACGACGTCGGCGGAGTCGACGCGGTTTCCGTGCTGACCCCCTACTTCGTCGTCCCCACACAACACGAGTTGGTCGCACACTTCCGAGCCATCGCAGGTGAGACAGACCTCCCTGTTCTGCTCTACAACAACCCCGGCAAGACCCTGGTCCCCATCAGCGTGGCCGCGGCGGTCGAGCTGGCCGACCTGCCCAACGTGGTGGGGGTCAAAGATTCCAGCGGGAATCTCGGTACCACTGCAGACTTCCTGCGGGAGTGCCCCGAGAACTTCGCCGTACTCGTGGGCAAGGACACCCTCATTTACGCTGGCTTGGCGATGGGCGCAAAGGGCGCCATAGCCTCGACAGCCAACATCGCTCCTCGCCTGGTCGCCGAGATCTACAACGCCTGGACCTCAGGTGACCAGGAACGCGCACTCCGTCTTCAAGAACAGCTGGCGCCCGTGCGCTACCTAGTGGACCAGGCTACTTTTCCGGTCGTCCTTAAAGAGGGCCTGCGTATGTCCGGCGTCGATGCTGGCTACTGTCTCGCCCCGGCCACGGACTTCGAGGAGGCCCTCAGGGCTCCCCTACAGCGAGCCCTGGACGCTGCCGCAGCGGTAGAGACCACCAACCCCAACCCGTCTAGCCGCAAGGGCTGA
- the flhA gene encoding flagellar biosynthesis protein FlhA, producing the protein MKSSLAGQIGVPAAIIGIVVMMVVPMPPFVMDVLLAFNIALSVLILLVSLRVTKPLDFSIFPALLLLATLFRLSLNISSTRLVLTDGYAGKVIEAFGDFVVGGSIVVGLVIFVILMIIQFTVITNGAGRVAEVAARFTLDALPGKQMAVDADLNSGLIDEDQARQRRKEVAAEADFYGAMDGASKFVKGDAIASVIITLINLLGGFVIGMAQRGMSAGESISTYSLLSVGDGLVSQIPALLLSVATGLIVTRATTENDMGTELLGQFGRQRQSVQMAGATILILGLIPGLPKAPFILIGTLALVIAARLPKPGEEVEDTPEIDELPTQPQKDSPLAIAQDMRVEPLELELAYDLIDLVDAAAGGDLLDRVRALRRKLAQEIGIVVPLVRTRDNLDLPPRHYAIRVHGVEVARGQAPAGMVLAIGDDLDSLPGMATQEPVFGLEAKWVPAELREHVALANSTVVDRSSVVTTHMAEVVRVHAAQLLGREDVKMLVDMVRQSHPVVIEELTPAPLSLGDVQRTLQALLSERVCIRDLVRIFEAMSMRAKASPDPEGLVEAARGALGPAIAASHAVDGRLSVITFDPLLEQRMLETLRQGEAGSFLMMDPMVAERIAMEAARTAQAAEAAGNPPVVVCAAPLRLPVRRLLESAAPRTPVLSYAELGGQLTLVTSGVVNVAEVTAA; encoded by the coding sequence GTGAAGTCGAGCCTAGCCGGGCAGATCGGTGTCCCCGCAGCCATCATCGGCATTGTCGTGATGATGGTCGTGCCCATGCCGCCATTCGTCATGGATGTGCTGCTGGCCTTCAACATCGCGCTGTCGGTGTTGATCCTTCTGGTGAGCCTGCGGGTCACCAAACCGCTGGACTTCTCGATCTTCCCGGCGTTGCTGCTGCTGGCCACCCTGTTCCGGCTCTCGCTGAACATCAGCTCCACCCGGTTGGTGCTCACCGACGGTTACGCCGGAAAGGTGATCGAGGCTTTCGGGGACTTCGTCGTCGGCGGCTCGATCGTCGTCGGTCTGGTCATCTTCGTCATCCTGATGATCATCCAGTTCACCGTCATCACCAACGGTGCCGGGCGCGTGGCCGAGGTCGCGGCCCGCTTCACCTTGGACGCCCTGCCCGGTAAGCAGATGGCTGTAGACGCCGACCTCAACTCGGGCCTGATCGACGAGGACCAGGCCCGCCAGCGACGCAAGGAAGTCGCCGCCGAAGCAGACTTCTACGGCGCGATGGATGGTGCCTCCAAGTTCGTCAAGGGTGACGCGATCGCCTCGGTCATCATCACGCTGATCAACCTGCTCGGCGGCTTCGTCATCGGTATGGCTCAACGCGGCATGAGCGCCGGGGAGTCCATCAGCACCTACAGCTTGTTGTCCGTGGGTGATGGACTGGTCAGCCAGATCCCGGCGCTGCTGCTGTCGGTGGCGACCGGTCTGATCGTCACCCGCGCCACCACCGAGAACGACATGGGTACCGAACTGCTCGGACAGTTCGGTCGGCAACGCCAATCCGTGCAGATGGCGGGCGCGACCATCCTCATCCTCGGTCTCATCCCCGGGCTGCCCAAGGCCCCTTTCATTCTCATCGGAACGCTGGCCCTGGTCATCGCTGCGCGCCTACCCAAGCCCGGCGAAGAGGTCGAAGACACCCCGGAGATCGACGAGCTGCCCACCCAGCCGCAGAAGGACTCGCCGTTGGCGATCGCCCAGGACATGCGCGTGGAGCCGCTGGAGCTCGAACTGGCCTACGACCTGATCGACCTGGTAGATGCTGCTGCCGGCGGCGACCTGCTGGACCGGGTTCGTGCGCTGCGCCGCAAACTGGCCCAGGAGATCGGCATCGTGGTGCCCCTGGTGCGTACCCGAGACAACCTGGATCTGCCGCCGAGGCACTACGCGATCCGAGTGCACGGTGTGGAGGTGGCCCGCGGTCAAGCCCCGGCCGGCATGGTGTTGGCCATCGGGGACGACCTGGACTCCCTGCCGGGCATGGCGACCCAGGAACCGGTTTTCGGGCTGGAAGCCAAATGGGTTCCGGCGGAGCTGCGCGAACACGTCGCGCTCGCCAACTCCACGGTCGTCGACCGCAGTTCGGTGGTCACTACCCACATGGCTGAAGTGGTGCGGGTGCACGCTGCTCAACTGCTGGGCCGTGAAGACGTGAAGATGCTCGTGGACATGGTGCGCCAGAGCCACCCGGTGGTCATCGAAGAGCTCACCCCGGCGCCGCTGTCGTTGGGCGATGTGCAGCGCACCCTGCAGGCGTTGCTGTCCGAGCGGGTGTGCATCCGAGACCTGGTGCGCATCTTCGAGGCCATGTCGATGCGAGCCAAAGCCAGCCCGGACCCGGAGGGGCTCGTCGAAGCAGCCCGTGGGGCGCTCGGCCCGGCCATCGCGGCCAGCCACGCCGTGGACGGGCGGCTGTCCGTGATCACCTTCGACCCGTTGCTGGAACAGCGGATGTTGGAAACGCTGCGACAGGGAGAGGCAGGCTCGTTCCTGATGATGGATCCCATGGTCGCGGAGCGCATCGCGATGGAGGCCGCGCGTACCGCTCAGGCAGCAGAAGCCGCCGGTAATCCCCCCGTTGTCGTCTGCGCGGCACCACTTCGACTACCGGTGCGGCGGTTGTTGGAAAGCGCCGCGCCGCGCACCCCCGTTCTGTCCTATGCCGAACTCGGCGGGCAGCTCACCCTCGTCACCTCGGGAGTGGTGAATGTCGCGGAAGTCACGGCCGCCTAA
- a CDS encoding gluconate:H+ symporter — translation MPLLVVAIAVAVLLVLMTRFKFNGFISLLLVAIGVALVMGIAPDEISDTLAKGLGGQIKDTMLVVGLGAMLGRVLGDSGAAQRIASKLVDVFGVKGVQAAMVISAMLLGVTMFYEAAFVIIVPVAFTLVRATKTNLLWVGLPMSIALSTMHSFLPPHPGPTAVAGTFNASVGLTLAYGLLFAVPIAAFIAMLWPRLPFIKKMNPSIPTGLVSEKLFTDEEMPSMRSSLVITLLPVVLIAGAAVADMTMDKNSTALSWINFFGAAPISLMIALMVATYVLGPRIGRSLEQVAASCTGSAKAMAMILMTIGAGGAFKQVLVEAGIADYIKDITGGLDVSPIILAWVIAAVLRIALGSATVAVVTAAGVAAPIAAVSGVQPELMVLAVSCGSIAFSHVNDPGFWMFKEYFNLSVMDAIKARTTYTTCLAVLGLLGVLSLNAILGPV, via the coding sequence ATGCCACTTCTGGTCGTCGCCATTGCTGTCGCCGTCCTCCTGGTCTTAATGACGAGGTTCAAGTTCAACGGCTTTATCTCTCTGCTCCTCGTTGCCATCGGCGTGGCGCTCGTCATGGGCATCGCCCCCGATGAGATCTCAGACACCCTCGCCAAGGGCCTCGGCGGTCAGATCAAGGACACGATGCTCGTGGTCGGCCTGGGGGCCATGCTCGGTCGGGTGCTGGGTGACTCTGGTGCTGCCCAGCGCATCGCCTCCAAGCTCGTCGACGTCTTCGGCGTCAAGGGGGTCCAGGCCGCGATGGTCATCAGCGCCATGCTCCTCGGCGTCACGATGTTCTACGAGGCAGCCTTCGTCATCATTGTCCCGGTGGCGTTCACGCTGGTCCGCGCCACCAAGACCAACCTCCTGTGGGTCGGTCTGCCCATGTCGATCGCGTTGTCGACGATGCACTCCTTCCTCCCGCCCCACCCCGGTCCGACGGCAGTCGCCGGAACTTTTAACGCCTCCGTCGGCCTGACGCTGGCCTACGGTCTTCTCTTCGCTGTGCCGATCGCGGCCTTCATCGCTATGTTGTGGCCGCGCCTGCCGTTCATCAAAAAGATGAACCCTTCGATTCCGACCGGCCTGGTCTCCGAGAAGCTTTTCACCGACGAAGAGATGCCGAGCATGCGCTCGTCTCTTGTCATCACCTTGCTCCCGGTCGTTCTCATCGCCGGTGCCGCCGTCGCGGACATGACCATGGACAAGAACAGCACCGCCTTATCCTGGATCAACTTTTTCGGCGCGGCCCCCATCTCCCTAATGATCGCGCTCATGGTGGCTACATACGTCCTCGGCCCCCGCATCGGTCGCAGCCTGGAGCAGGTCGCAGCCTCTTGCACTGGTTCCGCTAAGGCTATGGCCATGATCCTGATGACCATCGGTGCTGGCGGTGCCTTCAAGCAGGTTCTTGTTGAGGCGGGCATCGCCGACTACATCAAGGACATCACCGGAGGCCTCGATGTGTCCCCCATCATCCTCGCCTGGGTGATCGCAGCTGTGCTGCGCATCGCTCTCGGATCGGCCACCGTGGCAGTTGTCACCGCTGCGGGCGTGGCGGCCCCGATCGCCGCAGTCAGCGGCGTGCAACCCGAGCTCATGGTCCTCGCAGTGTCCTGCGGCTCGATCGCCTTCTCCCACGTCAACGACCCCGGTTTCTGGATGTTCAAGGAGTACTTCAACTTGTCCGTCATGGACGCCATCAAGGCGCGCACGACATACACCACCTGCCTGGCCGTCCTCGGCCTCCTTGGTGTGCTGAGCCTCAACGCGATCCTCGGCCCTGTCTGA
- the garR gene encoding 2-hydroxy-3-oxopropionate reductase: MKVGFIGLGIMGKPMAKNLLNAGHELVVLDRSDASAELTELGASSASSAAEMAAQVELVITMVPDSPQVREVALGADGLIEGAREGLVYVDMSSISPITSREVAAALAAKGVKMLDAPVSGGEPKAIDGTLAVMVGGDEQTLAKVEGVLDVMAGSVTYVGPIGAGNIAKLANQVVVALNIAAVAEAFTLAQKAGVDPAMVLAAIRGGLAGSAVLDAKGPMMLDGNITPGFRINLHIKDLNNALATSHEVGVPLPLTAAVREMMTALAVDGYDTSDHSALVRHYEKLANTQVRRDETIS; encoded by the coding sequence ATGAAGGTTGGATTTATCGGTCTCGGCATCATGGGCAAGCCCATGGCCAAGAACCTCCTCAATGCGGGCCACGAGCTCGTCGTGCTTGATCGCAGCGACGCCTCTGCGGAGCTGACGGAACTCGGAGCCAGCTCCGCTAGCTCTGCTGCGGAGATGGCCGCCCAAGTCGAGCTCGTTATCACGATGGTCCCCGACTCACCGCAGGTCCGAGAGGTCGCACTGGGAGCGGATGGGCTGATCGAGGGCGCGCGCGAAGGGCTCGTGTACGTCGACATGTCTTCGATCTCGCCCATAACCTCCAGGGAGGTTGCCGCAGCCCTAGCAGCCAAGGGCGTCAAGATGCTTGACGCGCCGGTGTCCGGCGGCGAGCCGAAGGCCATCGACGGGACCCTAGCGGTAATGGTCGGTGGCGACGAGCAGACTCTTGCCAAGGTAGAAGGCGTCCTGGACGTCATGGCCGGCTCGGTCACCTACGTCGGCCCGATCGGTGCCGGCAATATCGCCAAACTGGCCAATCAGGTTGTGGTCGCGCTGAACATCGCGGCGGTCGCCGAGGCCTTCACGCTCGCCCAAAAAGCTGGTGTCGACCCCGCGATGGTCCTCGCGGCCATTCGCGGTGGTCTGGCCGGCAGCGCCGTGCTCGATGCCAAGGGCCCCATGATGCTGGATGGCAACATTACGCCGGGGTTCCGGATCAACCTACACATCAAGGACCTGAACAACGCGCTGGCAACATCTCACGAGGTCGGCGTCCCGCTGCCACTTACCGCTGCCGTCCGCGAGATGATGACTGCTCTGGCGGTCGACGGTTACGACACCAGCGACCACTCGGCCCTGGTCCGCCACTACGAGAAGCTCGCTAACACTCAGGTGCGCAGGGACGAGACGATCTCATGA